Proteins co-encoded in one Leptospira levettii genomic window:
- a CDS encoding putative bifunctional diguanylate cyclase/phosphodiesterase translates to MGSPISVLILENDSNSVFDIVREMKSNGLSPLYKVVESFGSFETTVLEEDWDAIICSTRKPFYLEISLYLKFLNEKKIDIPVILLSDPEDFQKNLQYMKSGVNDIIDRKTLLRLGEVLERERRELVYRKEKNTTESFLFQSLKEIQLQKFALDQANIVSITDANGIITYVNEAFSKCTGYLVTELLGQNHRILKSQNKTKDEWAKIWENIHKGNVWRGEILNTKKDGNGFWVDTTIVPFIGTDGSVFQYIAIHHDITDRKLAEEQLTHDAFYDNLTGLPNRALYLARIEQKIFTYNIKKDGYPILFCINIDNFKRINHSLGNDAGDKILIIFSQRLKQFSDKEAVITRLGADNFSILLNHLLSIEEAFDYAYRLLEYIGDPIPIGGYEIYLTASCGISAFGLGGKEADVLLRNAEIAMFHAKSQKVGTVAAFNQAMQEKIHFQLEIQNDLKRALNQNEISVFYQPILDLNTNKIGHWEALVRWRHPQRGMVSPAEFIPLAEDSGLIVPITRFVLEQTANVIEEVQTKKGYPISIAVNLSPQVFFDQNIFHWIVDLHKQRKIPYTSLQVEITESLAMKNLSETVPILSNLIDIGVKVALDDFGTGFSSLSYLEKLPLSILKIDKSFLNNVHVGSKESYLLISIINMAHDLGYSVVAEGVEELEQLELLKSFKCDEIQGYWLSKPIPFPEIIPFLDSFYKKENK, encoded by the coding sequence ATGGGAAGTCCAATCAGTGTTTTAATTCTAGAAAACGATTCCAATAGCGTTTTTGATATTGTTCGTGAAATGAAATCCAATGGACTGAGTCCACTTTATAAAGTTGTCGAATCCTTTGGTTCTTTTGAAACCACTGTCTTGGAAGAAGATTGGGATGCGATCATTTGTAGTACACGAAAACCATTTTATTTAGAAATTTCGCTTTATCTAAAATTCTTAAACGAAAAAAAAATCGATATCCCGGTCATACTTTTATCTGACCCTGAAGACTTTCAAAAAAATTTACAATATATGAAGTCTGGCGTAAATGATATCATTGATCGCAAAACCTTACTTAGGTTAGGGGAAGTGTTAGAAAGAGAAAGAAGGGAATTGGTTTATCGAAAGGAAAAAAATACCACTGAAAGTTTTTTATTCCAATCTTTAAAAGAAATCCAATTGCAAAAATTTGCATTAGACCAAGCCAATATTGTTTCAATCACTGATGCAAATGGAATCATCACTTATGTAAATGAAGCATTTTCAAAATGTACTGGTTATTTAGTTACGGAATTACTAGGACAAAATCATAGAATTTTAAAAAGCCAAAACAAAACAAAAGATGAGTGGGCAAAAATTTGGGAAAACATTCACAAAGGAAATGTTTGGCGAGGCGAAATACTCAATACTAAAAAAGATGGAAACGGGTTTTGGGTTGATACAACGATAGTACCTTTTATTGGAACAGATGGGTCGGTGTTTCAATACATTGCAATCCATCATGACATTACTGATCGAAAATTAGCAGAAGAACAACTAACTCACGATGCATTTTACGACAATCTAACAGGATTACCCAATCGTGCCTTGTATCTTGCAAGGATTGAACAAAAAATTTTCACCTATAATATCAAAAAAGACGGATATCCAATCTTATTTTGTATCAATATAGATAATTTTAAACGCATCAATCACTCTCTTGGGAATGATGCCGGTGATAAAATTCTAATTATTTTTTCTCAAAGGTTAAAACAGTTCTCTGATAAAGAAGCCGTCATCACTAGGTTAGGTGCAGATAATTTTTCCATTTTACTCAACCATCTGCTTTCGATTGAAGAAGCTTTTGATTATGCATACCGATTACTTGAATACATTGGTGATCCAATTCCAATTGGTGGATATGAAATTTATTTAACAGCTTCCTGTGGGATCTCTGCTTTTGGACTTGGTGGAAAAGAAGCAGATGTATTACTCCGTAATGCTGAGATTGCAATGTTCCATGCAAAATCGCAAAAAGTGGGCACTGTGGCAGCTTTTAACCAAGCAATGCAGGAAAAAATTCACTTCCAACTTGAAATCCAAAATGATTTAAAAAGAGCACTCAATCAAAACGAAATTTCTGTTTTTTACCAACCAATTTTAGACTTAAATACTAACAAAATTGGACATTGGGAGGCGCTCGTTAGGTGGCGTCATCCACAAAGGGGGATGGTATCACCCGCAGAATTCATTCCACTTGCAGAAGATTCTGGTTTGATTGTCCCAATTACCAGATTTGTTTTAGAACAAACTGCCAATGTGATCGAAGAAGTACAAACCAAAAAAGGTTATCCAATTTCAATTGCAGTGAATTTGAGCCCTCAGGTGTTCTTTGATCAAAATATCTTTCATTGGATTGTTGACTTACACAAACAACGAAAAATTCCATACACTTCACTTCAGGTGGAAATCACTGAAAGTTTAGCTATGAAGAATTTATCAGAAACTGTACCTATTTTATCAAACCTAATTGATATAGGTGTAAAAGTGGCACTAGATGATTTTGGAACTGGTTTCTCTTCTTTATCTTATTTAGAAAAACTTCCTCTTTCCATTTTAAAAATTGATAAATCATTTTTAAATAATGTGCATGTAGGGTCGAAAGAAAGTTATTTACTAATTTCCATCATCAATATGGCTCACGATTTGGGTTATTCGGTCGTCGCAGAAGGTGTTGAAGAGTTAGAACAACTAGAGCTCCTGAAGTCATTTAAATGTGACGAAATCCAAGGTTATTGGTTATCTAAACCAATACCATTCCCTGAAATCATTCCATTCTTAGATTCATTTTATAAAAAGGAAAATAAATGA
- a CDS encoding LB_137 family protein — MFHIAKIRKIGPTLFFLGLVLFGFDLFADKIRLKSGEVLNGKVQNVTPTHVEWVDQVKRYKFPNEDVLGIDVGYDGLPACADYKTFGVEDCDLILTRLTKTSASFSKKSSPLELETIPIRKITTLKIKKESGLPVDRYIQFGAKGKWVFSNKEIFGTYKSLDRGKMNFETEDKKIESADALDFESFDYQNKSVIAKVIKEETPKVIPGYASISEKKYGKAAILFGSAFLSGIGMAYEYNMSVKAINQDIEYIPTGDGRVFLFANTIGNDRYDFHRQRFTIYGVVFASILTYSFIDSFYLGQRESNKENSQAVYLKPMLDYKPNTLFNQLNVYSQKPNEFLQYGFSFESKF; from the coding sequence ATGTTCCACATAGCAAAGATTCGTAAGATTGGACCTACCCTTTTTTTCCTTGGGTTGGTCCTATTTGGGTTCGATCTATTTGCTGACAAAATCCGCTTAAAATCGGGGGAAGTACTGAATGGTAAAGTCCAGAATGTTACCCCCACTCATGTGGAATGGGTGGACCAAGTCAAACGGTATAAATTCCCCAATGAAGACGTGTTAGGAATTGATGTAGGTTACGATGGCCTGCCCGCTTGTGCTGATTACAAAACATTTGGGGTGGAAGACTGTGATCTAATCCTCACAAGGCTCACAAAAACAAGTGCTAGTTTTTCCAAAAAAAGTAGTCCCTTGGAATTGGAAACAATCCCAATTCGAAAAATCACAACACTTAAGATCAAAAAAGAATCTGGTCTCCCAGTGGATCGATACATCCAATTTGGTGCAAAAGGAAAATGGGTTTTTAGCAACAAAGAAATCTTCGGAACATACAAATCCCTCGACCGAGGGAAGATGAACTTTGAAACAGAAGATAAAAAAATAGAATCAGCTGATGCACTCGATTTTGAATCTTTTGATTACCAAAATAAATCAGTCATTGCTAAAGTGATTAAAGAAGAAACACCAAAAGTGATTCCAGGCTATGCTTCCATTTCTGAAAAAAAATATGGCAAAGCGGCAATATTGTTTGGGTCTGCATTTCTTTCAGGTATCGGTATGGCATATGAGTACAATATGTCCGTTAAAGCAATTAACCAAGACATTGAATACATCCCAACGGGAGATGGACGTGTATTCTTATTTGCGAATACCATCGGTAATGATCGTTATGATTTCCACAGGCAAAGGTTTACCATTTATGGAGTTGTTTTTGCTTCTATTTTGACATATAGTTTTATAGATAGTTTTTATTTAGGACAAAGAGAATCAAATAAAGAAAATTCACAAGCTGTCTATTTAAAACCGATGTTAGACTACAAACCAAACACATTGTTTAACCAATTGAATGTGTATTCACAAAAACCAAATGAGTTTTTACAATATGGTTTTAGTTTTGAATCTAAATTTTGA
- a CDS encoding vWA domain-containing protein produces MFLDFFYNLRKETVPCSTGELIAFLESIRKLTDPTGYISLEQLYRVGRLNFAKDLKHYDSYDVAFGKTFGSWKEQRIQFREVLLEWLEENIPKDLSDEQKQKAPNLSMEEVIEELKKRLAEQKERHDGGSKWVGTSGTSPFGNSGFNPNGLSIGGNTEGEGNRSGVSLWNERKYKAYREDEVLDTRSIQLALKELRFLKKEGKRELHVDKTIDKTCENGGEIELVEERERKNSLRLVLIMDIGGSMTPHSDRVSKLFSASRGVYHFKEVHNYFFHNIFHEYLYANHEFQSRISLKHFEEKYRKNTKLIFVGDAYMAPYELMGTPYNVYAYHSHSKEEKEKKAKSGLECLKELVGYFPDSVWLNPEPKRFWGAPTIEAIEDVVPMFPLTIEGLRKAVKHLV; encoded by the coding sequence ATGTTCCTCGACTTTTTCTATAACCTGCGAAAAGAAACAGTTCCTTGTTCCACGGGAGAACTCATCGCGTTTTTAGAAAGTATTCGTAAACTCACAGATCCCACAGGTTATATTTCCCTCGAGCAGTTGTATAGGGTAGGAAGGCTCAATTTTGCAAAGGATTTAAAACACTACGATTCTTATGATGTAGCATTTGGAAAAACATTTGGAAGTTGGAAGGAACAAAGGATTCAGTTTCGTGAAGTTCTTTTGGAATGGTTAGAAGAAAATATTCCAAAAGATCTCTCTGATGAACAAAAACAAAAAGCACCTAACCTTAGTATGGAAGAAGTCATTGAAGAATTAAAAAAACGACTCGCCGAACAAAAAGAGAGGCATGACGGCGGAAGTAAGTGGGTTGGAACTTCTGGCACAAGTCCTTTTGGAAATTCTGGTTTTAACCCCAATGGATTATCAATTGGTGGGAATACTGAGGGAGAAGGAAACAGGTCAGGTGTTAGCCTTTGGAATGAGAGAAAGTACAAAGCGTACCGGGAAGATGAGGTTTTAGACACTCGTTCCATCCAGTTAGCTTTGAAAGAACTCCGGTTTTTGAAAAAGGAAGGAAAACGAGAACTCCATGTTGACAAAACCATTGACAAAACCTGTGAAAATGGCGGAGAAATTGAACTTGTAGAAGAACGAGAGAGAAAAAATTCCCTAAGGCTTGTCCTCATCATGGACATTGGTGGGAGTATGACCCCACATTCAGACAGGGTCAGTAAATTATTCAGTGCCAGCAGAGGTGTGTACCATTTCAAAGAAGTACATAATTATTTTTTCCATAATATCTTTCATGAATACCTATATGCAAATCATGAATTCCAATCTCGGATTTCCTTAAAACATTTTGAAGAAAAGTATAGGAAGAATACAAAACTTATTTTTGTAGGGGATGCTTACATGGCTCCTTACGAACTTATGGGAACACCTTACAATGTATATGCGTATCATTCCCATTCGAAAGAAGAAAAAGAAAAAAAAGCGAAGAGTGGGTTGGAATGTTTGAAGGAATTGGTTGGTTATTTCCCTGATTCTGTTTGGTTAAATCCAGAACCAAAACGATTTTGGGGAGCACCTACCATTGAGGCCATCGAAGATGTTGTGCCAATGTTTCCACTGACGATAGAAGGACTCAGAAAAGCTGTCAAACATTTGGTTTGA
- a CDS encoding PP2C family protein-serine/threonine phosphatase: MNKSKIKTTNSLRFKIGLFYSLLAFLNIIFFTVMIFENQSDLLLKNFQFQSENLANTILTDIQTIGLSSERDESFEVFRKTLKLYEINKFSIFDAEGKILQAEPESNTSNVTIPDSVLKKTKEVSADKEGNLFKARYSLDLNESDFTVDFLLPIRLSEGKEVFLYTHFNISSIQDRLKQLYIQVGYAVIWGVVFHIIFAILVYRAIFKRVGDLEIASKDMATGNLESRVNWKFKSDDELDSLGKSFNQMAEEIQNKVTTITRLNQEINQELQIGKEVQELFLPSVKKFKKFNIGKLYRPMREVSGDLYQYFQIPEKNFYGFFLADASGHGVSAALVTVVMAMSIQSIMKENPAPIHAINSLGEVIANRLQASFFATGVFVVFDEPGVVKFVNAGHNAPFIIRPSTKEVRFIDSSGPPLGMGDDIQYSLESFPVEPGDKIILYTDGVVETPIKEGGLFGLDRFTEVVLENIHLSNAEIVEKAMALLDEKHEEYKDDVTMLVLDVPE; the protein is encoded by the coding sequence GTGAACAAAAGCAAAATCAAAACGACGAATTCCTTACGCTTTAAGATTGGACTCTTTTATTCTCTCTTAGCCTTCCTTAATATCATCTTTTTTACGGTGATGATCTTCGAAAACCAGTCAGATTTACTCCTAAAAAACTTCCAGTTCCAATCCGAGAATTTGGCTAATACCATCCTTACCGACATCCAAACCATCGGACTTTCGAGTGAAAGGGATGAAAGTTTTGAAGTTTTCCGAAAAACTCTCAAACTGTATGAAATTAACAAATTTTCGATCTTTGATGCCGAAGGAAAAATCCTACAAGCAGAACCTGAATCAAACACTTCAAATGTAACCATCCCTGATTCCGTACTCAAAAAAACGAAGGAAGTTTCCGCTGATAAAGAAGGAAACTTATTCAAAGCCAGATACAGCTTGGATTTAAATGAATCCGATTTTACTGTCGATTTTCTTTTACCAATTCGCCTCTCTGAAGGAAAGGAAGTATTTTTATACACACATTTTAATATTTCAAGTATCCAAGACAGATTGAAACAACTCTACATCCAAGTAGGTTATGCTGTCATTTGGGGAGTTGTCTTTCATATCATTTTTGCAATTCTTGTGTATCGAGCGATTTTCAAACGTGTAGGTGATTTGGAAATTGCATCTAAGGATATGGCAACTGGTAATTTAGAATCAAGGGTCAATTGGAAATTTAAGAGTGATGACGAACTAGATAGTTTAGGTAAGTCATTTAACCAAATGGCTGAAGAGATTCAAAATAAGGTAACAACCATTACTCGCTTAAACCAAGAGATTAACCAAGAACTCCAAATCGGAAAAGAAGTTCAGGAACTCTTTTTACCGTCAGTTAAAAAATTCAAAAAATTCAATATCGGAAAATTATACCGACCTATGCGAGAGGTTTCGGGGGATTTGTACCAATACTTTCAAATTCCTGAAAAAAACTTTTATGGATTTTTTTTGGCGGATGCATCGGGACATGGAGTTTCCGCTGCTTTAGTAACGGTTGTTATGGCAATGTCAATCCAATCGATCATGAAGGAAAATCCAGCGCCAATCCACGCAATAAACTCGTTAGGTGAAGTGATTGCAAATCGACTCCAAGCTTCCTTTTTTGCTACAGGTGTATTTGTGGTTTTTGATGAACCAGGTGTTGTTAAATTTGTAAATGCAGGCCATAATGCACCATTTATCATACGTCCTTCCACAAAAGAAGTTCGATTTATCGACAGTTCTGGTCCACCGCTCGGAATGGGAGATGACATTCAGTATTCCCTTGAATCCTTTCCAGTTGAACCAGGTGATAAAATCATTCTGTATACGGATGGGGTTGTGGAAACACCAATCAAAGAAGGTGGTTTGTTTGGTTTAGATCGTTTTACGGAAGTAGTATTAGAAAATATTCATTTGTCCAACGCTGAAATTGTAGAGAAGGCGATGGCACTCCTTGATGAAAAACATGAAGAGTATAAGGATGATGTTACGATGTTAGTCCTTGATGTACCAGAATGA
- a CDS encoding M48 family metallopeptidase codes for MKHLRILSLVLFVLHCNTSPTGRKQIILVSDGEMNEMGTQAFDDLKSKTPIDSRNNTNSYVKCIVDSELGVTTDTTGVDSWEVIVFKDNTPNAFALPGGKIGVFTGMFSVAKNKDQLAAVIGHEIGHVIARHGNERVSQNQLASGSVKLLETLGKPTVAGALGMGAKFGVLLPFSRQHESEADLIGLEIMAKAGFDPRESVNLWKNMSALGGGKPNELLSTHPSDETRMKQLNQAMPKAMALFESALQSGKKPNCVM; via the coding sequence ATGAAACACTTACGAATTTTAAGTCTAGTTCTTTTTGTCTTACACTGTAATACTTCACCAACAGGTAGAAAACAAATTATTTTGGTCAGTGATGGCGAAATGAATGAAATGGGAACTCAAGCTTTTGATGATCTAAAATCAAAAACACCAATTGATTCAAGAAACAATACAAATTCATATGTAAAATGTATCGTTGATTCAGAGTTAGGTGTTACTACCGATACAACAGGTGTAGATTCTTGGGAAGTGATTGTATTTAAAGACAATACTCCCAATGCATTTGCCTTACCTGGTGGGAAAATTGGAGTCTTCACTGGAATGTTTTCTGTAGCAAAGAATAAAGACCAACTAGCAGCGGTGATAGGGCACGAAATAGGACATGTCATAGCAAGGCATGGAAATGAAAGGGTTTCCCAAAATCAATTGGCTTCAGGTTCTGTGAAACTACTCGAAACCCTTGGGAAACCGACTGTGGCAGGAGCTCTCGGAATGGGTGCAAAATTTGGTGTTTTGTTGCCATTCTCAAGACAACATGAATCAGAAGCAGATTTGATTGGTTTAGAAATTATGGCAAAAGCAGGATTTGATCCAAGAGAAAGTGTCAATCTCTGGAAAAATATGAGTGCACTCGGTGGTGGAAAACCAAACGAACTTTTATCAACCCATCCTTCTGATGAAACAAGGATGAAACAATTAAACCAAGCCATGCCGAAGGCAATGGCATTGTTTGAATCTGCACTACAATCTGGGAAAAAACCAAATTGTGTTATGTGA
- a CDS encoding AAA family ATPase yields MADYILSEDLKEAVQVAEITKRPLLLKGEPGTGKTLLASFLAETKNLPFYRWHIKSTSLAKEGLYFYDAVSRLNDSRFPEEEAMNRVRDVKNYIRLGALGEAFLHPKKSVVLIDEIDKADIEFPNDLLLELDKMEFFIPETKEHIVAKERPIVIITSNNEKELPDAFLRRCIFHYIEFPKRESMKEIIKAHYPSIETEFMEKALAMFYSIRKIESLRKKPSTSELLDWIQVLLISGESLESNKIPFAGTLFKSEDDYRVYLN; encoded by the coding sequence ATGGCAGATTATATCCTATCAGAAGATTTAAAAGAAGCAGTACAAGTGGCAGAGATCACAAAACGTCCGCTCCTTTTGAAAGGGGAACCTGGAACGGGAAAAACCCTTCTTGCAAGTTTCCTTGCAGAAACCAAAAATCTCCCTTTTTACAGATGGCATATCAAATCAACGAGCTTAGCCAAAGAAGGGTTGTACTTCTACGATGCGGTCTCCAGGCTCAATGACTCTCGTTTCCCTGAAGAAGAAGCAATGAATCGGGTGCGGGATGTCAAAAACTACATTCGTCTTGGTGCACTTGGGGAAGCTTTCCTTCATCCAAAAAAGTCAGTGGTTCTCATTGATGAAATTGATAAAGCGGACATTGAGTTCCCAAATGATTTATTACTCGAACTTGATAAAATGGAATTTTTTATCCCAGAAACCAAAGAACACATTGTAGCTAAAGAACGCCCGATCGTCATCATCACTTCTAATAATGAAAAGGAACTACCTGATGCGTTTTTACGTCGTTGTATTTTCCATTACATCGAATTTCCCAAACGTGAATCGATGAAAGAAATCATCAAGGCGCATTATCCTTCCATTGAAACTGAATTTATGGAAAAAGCACTCGCCATGTTTTATTCGATACGTAAAATAGAAAGCCTCCGAAAAAAACCATCAACCAGTGAGTTATTGGATTGGATCCAGGTATTACTAATTTCTGGAGAATCGTTAGAATCGAATAAAATCCCGTTTGCTGGTACATTATTCAAGTCAGAAGATGATTATAGGGTGTACTTAAACTAA
- a CDS encoding PrsW family glutamic-type intramembrane protease, translating to MSIQISIPSLVICLINLCTLAFYYSFYRFHFYRFTEGFLQYTALAFSLFSAGIAIGLQAMFLQLVPSGGPIWNSFFLSSFVEEFAKLLGIYLFFSKNQDEFTVTDGIFYGLVLGGGFGLVENILYFINTGLWSQVLRSITALPIHMMNGGLVGAFTMMFLFHKNPVFKWGNLLSGFLVCVFFHGLYNLSLFQEIDLLLILPICILALFFLLEVTIAKSRILVPGHILKLMDMSMEEYEILSRHNRHEGWIQNVQKHISTSGIRLFQYPNLRHTILTIFFLVPGIFSIYLLYDSPEWIGRKFPDLALQDYFALFVMYPIVLALMFFFAGILNPYFFRDRMLAVPLFSSVDMHVGNKEENSAIFHIKANLFYLPTSQNYEKETKASFDLWLGLNCFSGLKGKVLWSRENEEGNCGVMCQLDSIPYAFLLKWNYFRFKQNLKNLFLRKVQV from the coding sequence ATGTCCATTCAAATCTCCATTCCCAGTCTGGTCATTTGTCTCATTAACCTTTGTACTCTCGCGTTTTATTATTCGTTCTATCGCTTCCATTTTTATCGTTTTACAGAAGGTTTTTTACAATACACAGCCCTTGCATTTTCCTTATTTAGCGCAGGGATTGCCATTGGGTTACAAGCAATGTTTTTGCAATTGGTACCAAGTGGAGGACCAATTTGGAATTCTTTTTTTCTATCTTCCTTTGTGGAAGAGTTTGCGAAGTTACTTGGCATTTACCTCTTTTTTAGCAAAAACCAAGATGAGTTCACTGTGACCGATGGAATTTTTTATGGATTGGTTTTGGGAGGAGGATTTGGGTTAGTTGAAAACATTCTTTATTTTATTAACACTGGACTTTGGTCCCAAGTCTTACGATCCATCACGGCACTTCCCATTCACATGATGAATGGAGGTCTCGTGGGAGCCTTTACGATGATGTTTCTCTTCCATAAAAATCCCGTTTTTAAATGGGGGAATTTACTCAGTGGATTTTTAGTCTGTGTTTTTTTCCACGGGTTGTACAATCTTTCTCTTTTCCAAGAAATTGACCTCCTTCTCATTTTACCCATTTGTATTTTGGCATTGTTTTTTTTACTTGAGGTCACGATTGCAAAATCAAGGATCCTTGTTCCAGGTCATATTTTAAAATTGATGGATATGAGTATGGAAGAGTATGAAATTTTGAGCAGGCACAATCGTCATGAAGGATGGATACAAAATGTCCAAAAACATATTTCCACTTCAGGCATTCGTTTATTCCAATACCCAAATCTCCGCCATACCATACTGACGATTTTCTTTTTAGTACCAGGGATTTTTTCGATTTATTTGTTATACGATTCACCTGAATGGATCGGTAGAAAATTTCCAGATTTAGCCCTCCAAGATTATTTTGCTTTATTTGTGATGTACCCAATTGTCCTTGCTTTGATGTTTTTCTTTGCAGGAATTTTAAATCCCTATTTTTTTAGGGATCGAATGTTAGCTGTACCATTGTTTAGTTCCGTTGACATGCATGTTGGAAACAAAGAAGAAAATTCGGCAATTTTTCATATCAAAGCCAATCTCTTTTATCTACCAACCTCACAAAATTATGAAAAGGAAACGAAAGCCAGTTTTGATTTATGGTTAGGACTCAATTGTTTTTCGGGATTAAAAGGAAAAGTCCTTTGGAGTCGCGAAAATGAAGAAGGGAATTGTGGAGTGATGTGCCAACTTGATTCGATTCCATATGCTTTTTTATTGAAGTGGAACTACTTTCGCTTTAAACAGAATTTAAAAAATCTATTCCTTAGAAAAGTCCAAGTATAA
- a CDS encoding tetratricopeptide repeat protein, translating to MKKFFFFSMFGFLFLFFAMASEAIVSVKLQELRFGILRDQLMNYELSSQTLRERLKQMFLSKDDYMTEVKVNILESGIMNSETEGLDLKMNWKDKFGLYVINSVRFLNLKSPLELEEQQKTIIRLQFAFYMERTRKYPIASKKYQELEESITATLSDEMAFTLLHHGYCLVMMGDRDKAYVKLNKAIDLFPGSHYAENASLLISFLEDGQKKKEELKSKKKSPEELAYSLFQSGDYEETLKTLESLPTLTNDQSYIKARSMEELGKTSNAVKEYIQLVKQKENKEVAIRANRRLLLIGNFYQENKSLVAFSKEEATKLGDSKAAENIEEGKSLVLKPVIIEKILKTESSANLSKEETTELNQIKDEIKLSLEDSKQETKNLALVVSEEKIPLVPESSPTSEKKAEEPPKNLTQNKEANAPLKLKVKLRDGREVVCDEVLIEGNLASLKLGSFGLNLPYDLIVSVQSSQPKKGKIKIGTNTGVAGEASKWIQNQSGDWVLSKDSENPVTRAEVKYFRL from the coding sequence ATGAAAAAGTTTTTCTTTTTCTCTATGTTTGGATTTTTATTCTTATTCTTCGCAATGGCATCAGAAGCCATTGTGAGTGTTAAATTACAAGAATTAAGATTTGGAATCTTAAGAGACCAATTGATGAATTACGAACTTTCATCGCAGACTTTGCGTGAACGTTTAAAACAAATGTTCTTATCAAAAGATGATTATATGACTGAAGTGAAAGTGAATATCCTTGAATCTGGGATCATGAACTCAGAAACAGAAGGATTAGATCTTAAAATGAACTGGAAAGATAAATTTGGTTTGTATGTCATCAATTCTGTTCGATTTCTCAATTTAAAGTCTCCTCTAGAACTAGAAGAACAACAAAAAACAATCATCCGATTACAATTTGCTTTTTATATGGAGAGAACGAGGAAATATCCGATTGCTTCCAAAAAATACCAGGAACTTGAAGAATCAATAACTGCTACTTTATCAGATGAGATGGCTTTCACATTATTACACCACGGATATTGTTTGGTGATGATGGGAGACCGCGATAAAGCGTATGTAAAACTCAATAAAGCTATCGATTTGTTCCCGGGATCTCATTATGCAGAAAATGCATCTCTTCTCATCAGTTTTCTAGAGGATGGACAAAAGAAAAAAGAAGAACTTAAATCCAAAAAGAAATCACCTGAAGAATTGGCATATTCACTTTTCCAGAGTGGCGATTATGAAGAAACACTCAAAACCTTAGAAAGTTTACCTACACTAACCAATGACCAGTCATATATAAAAGCTCGTTCCATGGAAGAACTGGGAAAAACTTCCAATGCAGTAAAAGAATATATCCAGTTGGTAAAACAAAAAGAAAATAAGGAAGTTGCGATCCGTGCCAATCGAAGGTTACTCCTGATTGGAAATTTTTACCAAGAGAACAAATCATTAGTTGCCTTTTCTAAAGAAGAAGCAACCAAGTTAGGTGATAGTAAGGCTGCTGAAAATATCGAAGAAGGGAAAAGTTTAGTCCTTAAACCTGTCATCATTGAAAAAATCCTAAAAACGGAAAGTTCTGCTAATTTATCAAAAGAGGAAACAACGGAACTCAACCAAATCAAAGATGAAATCAAACTTTCGTTAGAGGATTCCAAACAAGAAACAAAAAATTTAGCCTTAGTTGTTTCAGAAGAAAAAATACCTCTTGTTCCAGAATCAAGTCCCACATCAGAAAAAAAGGCAGAGGAACCGCCTAAGAATCTAACTCAGAATAAAGAGGCAAATGCCCCTCTCAAATTAAAAGTGAAGTTAAGAGATGGAAGGGAAGTTGTCTGCGACGAAGTCCTCATTGAAGGGAACTTAGCAAGCCTTAAGTTAGGTAGCTTTGGTTTGAATTTGCCTTATGATCTCATTGTGTCTGTCCAATCAAGCCAACCCAAAAAAGGGAAAATCAAAATTGGAACGAACACTGGCGTTGCAGGTGAAGCTTCAAAATGGATCCAAAACCAAAGTGGAGATTGGGTGTTGTCTAAGGATTCGGAAAATCCAGTGACTAGAGCCGAGGTAAAGTACTTTCGGCTCTAA
- a CDS encoding STAS domain-containing protein encodes MNFTTKQVKNHTVVTLEGSLDIYSAPALKKELHKIIDDGAESVAIDMINIKLLDSSGIALLANLQKKLKSEEGQFFLLNVSQDVMVILKLSSLDKFFTILGGEAELP; translated from the coding sequence ATGAATTTCACAACAAAACAAGTTAAAAATCATACAGTTGTTACTCTAGAGGGTTCCCTCGATATTTATTCTGCACCCGCACTCAAAAAAGAGCTCCATAAGATCATTGATGATGGAGCAGAATCGGTAGCAATTGATATGATTAATATCAAATTATTAGATTCCTCTGGGATTGCTCTCCTTGCCAATTTGCAAAAGAAACTCAAATCAGAAGAAGGTCAATTTTTCCTTCTGAATGTGAGCCAAGATGTGATGGTGATTTTGAAATTATCCAGTTTGGACAAATTTTTTACCATTTTAGGTGGAGAAGCGGAACTTCCGTAA